TTGCCAGAAGTGGATGAGtcgcgctggagggcatcatcgaacAGTTGCTggggagaaattgcggtctttggagaaggaggccatctggtgttttCTGTCCTtgaacttgtcctcctgggagcagatgcggtgcaAGTGCGAAAATTGGAAATAAGAGATAGCATTTGTATAAGCGGCAGTGATGGAGGAGGTGTGCTCCAATTAGCTGTGAGAATCAGTGGGTGTCTAGAAGATGTCCTTGTTTTATCAGCCAcctttgatggagatggagaggtccaggaaagggacaTAGatttctgagatggtccaggtgaacataACCTcggggtggaatatgttggtgaagttgatgaactgctcaaactCCTCATGAGAGCAGGAACTGGCACTAATGCTGTCAtcaaagaaatggtggaaaagATAAGGACTGGTGCtgatgtaactgcagaagatgcacTCCATTTCAAAACCCTTCACAGACGCCCCCATTTGTAGAAAAAAGATGTGATGAACAGGTTAGATTTTGTGGAAGGCAATATACTTGCCACTTAATTCGATGTTCCCTTGTATCTCTGCCCAGAGCAAACCCATCAGTGGTTAGTCTGTTATCAGTACATCATCCCATGTCTTGTCAAATGTCCATTTCAGGCGGAACCAGCTTCATTTCAGATCCACCAACAATTTTATGTCAACATGTTGGAGCTTAATTTCTATTTTACTGTTCACGTTGTAGATGCCTTTACGGATaagttaaaataaatatttaacaCTTCAAGCCACAAAGGTCTCAGTTATTGCATTTAGCTAGAGCCCAAAATTGTCGACATAATGATCTGAAATGACGACAATAATTGGACCCTTCCTGAATTCGTCCTTGAAAGAAATTGGCACGCATAAGCCGAAAGTTTTAGGCTCATTGACTGAGCCCAGCACCTTGAATTCAAGTTTTGATTTGATGGACTCCCAACGTATTAAATTATTGACTTTACAACACAGCCCTGTGTCTGTGGGCACTGTAGAAGACATTAAAATTCAATTATTCGTCGCGGTGTATGTTGTCCTCATGTTCAAATATTAATTGCTAATTTATTTCTCAAATAAGTGTCACCGTTGTTGCATTAATTGTTGGAGAGAAAGACACAGTAATATGCCATTGTTTAACTTCATGTCTGTCTGGGCTTTTACAGGGCATTATCGAGGATATTCTATTTCACAGACACGGGCTGAAACTTAGGTAAATGTTGGAGATGATATTCAAGTATGATGTAATTACAGAAGTACAAGCAGCAGCATGCCTTATCTGTTCTGGAATCATCAATATTCAAATTGATCCATTCATTTTTTCTACATAAGAGCAGATTCACCAGGAATGCAGAATTTCAAGAGAAACAGTTTTCAGTGAATCTCAATGAATCCATTCGAACAGTCCCGCTAAATGTGACTAAAGCACAGCTGACAAGCTCTGACGTGTTTTACAACACAGTGAGCCCCACAGAGACAAACGATTGGAGTCAACCTGTGCAAAAAAAAGAACAACTTTCAGACTATCACACAAAggaccagagtgtgagagagctgAATCATTGACAAGAGGTTGATCAGTATTGATTCCGCTTTGAGCTCATTATTCTTATTGATATTATGCACTCGTAATTCTAATAAATATATTGATCAGATACGTGTCAATATATGTTAATATTGTTCAAATACAGAATATGCAAATGCAGTCATCAACATCATAAACAACAAATGAAGAGGGAACTGCTATTTATGTAAGGAAACTCGGGAGGAAaacatacagagctgaaaatgtgttgctggttaaagcgcagctggtcaggcagcatccaaggaacaggaaattcgacgtttcgggccagagccttcatcagtcctgatgaaaggctctggcccgaaacgtcgaatttcctgttctttggatgctgcctgacctgctgcgcttaaaccagcaacacattttcagctctgatctccagcatctgcagacctcactttgtaCAGGAAAACATACAGACAGACTGGCGGTCTGGCATTGCTTaaactgaaatgaaattaaaatgaattattGTGAACGAgttttttggtttgtttttgttAACTGGGTAGATCAGACTGGCAGAAAACATCTGAAAGCGACGGCATCGCAACTCAGTGataagcactgctgcttcagagcGACAGAGATGCTGGTTTATTTCCGGCCCTAGCCGACTGCCTgagtagagtttacacattctctcagtTTCCACATGGAAGTCCTGAATGTTCTCCGGTTTGCTCTCGCAGTCTAAACATGTGCATCTTATGTGAATTGGcaatgagaaatgcaggattatggggacaGAGTAAACGGGGCAAGGCGGGATGCTCCTTGGATGGGCAGaatggactcagtgggccgaacGGTCTGGCTTCGcgctgtggggattctgtgactCAGTGGCTGTGAAATTTAATAATATGTGAAGATTAGACAATCCGTGGATGGATGTGGTGACACAGACATACAAACATAGATAGGTTCAGAGACATGCAGCATCAGGTTCAAAACAATGTCTGATCacgtaaaaaaaaaatcatttcagaCATTTGTTTAAGTTTTCAAAAAACCGCTTTCTTTCGAATTCTCAAAGTGCTGCCTGTGCTTGTTGTAAACTTCGTGTATTTTTCAGGTTAGTGTAAGTTATGTACAATTGATTTTGTGGTTCAGCTGAAacacaatgcaaaaaaaaaatgctgagcTTCACTGAATAAATTATTGCACTGTGTTCACAGCGAGGTTGATgcaaaaaaaatgacagatgaaACGTTTTCAGTCCATCTCATTTGGATTTTAAATAATTTCGGTTGTGTTTGTCCTTAAAATTTAGAGGAATGGGCGGGTTTGGGTGTCGGATTCTTAAAGAAACAAAGGAAACTCTGATGGAACTGGACAGCTTATATGAAGGAAAAATAATCCCGTTGTTGGTGAAATACAGAACAAGAGTTTCGTTCGTAAGCCATCCAGGAATGGgaaaaggaagaatttcttcaatcAGACTGCAGCAAACTTGTGGAGTTCTCTGCCACAAAATTGCTGTAAGGGGCccttcattagatatattcaagatggCACTGTGCATGGCTCTTTCagctaaagagatcaagggaCATGGAGAGAAAGCGTGAATGGGTTATTGAAATtgcgtgatcagccatgattggtgTTGCAGACCCGAAAGTCAAAATAGCCTACCCTGGCAACTATTTTCTGTGTTATACCACTGCAGTTTTAAAACAGCACAAATTGCTGGCAAGTTTACTGTTTGTAGGCTTGCTTTCACCCTGCTCCCAGACACTTGACCATTACAGAAGAGCGTTAGTACCTTTGGTTCTTGTCCCTGTGTCTCTTAGCCCGCAGTAATACACTGCGCTGTCAGAGAGTCGCAGCTCATCTCTGTTGAAAATCCCCTCACTTGTTGAAATACATAGAAATGCAGGGAACTGGTTGCAAACATCTTCTGCTTTGAAATCCTCTCCACGTGATGGGATGTAAATCAAGAATACGGTAGATTCTCCACCGCCCTGACTTCACAGTTGTAATGAGTACAATCCAGGAGTGATCGAATATCTGAAGTGAATTTTAACCGAAATTCCATCAATCTATGTCGCTGCAACCAGCTCCTGTGAGACCCAGTTTGTAAAACTAACACCTACAGAAGTGTAGATGCCACCATCTTTGTTTTTATTGTTACATTTTGCAATGAATGTAATGGAGCACTTGGCAAATGGAGGGGGAGGACAACGAAAAGTCTAGACGTCATTGCCACTTGTAAGTCGGAATTTTCACAGTGTGAGGAACGTAATTTTCAGAGTTTTGAAGAAATGAAAAATGTGTAAATAGTAACAGCTGATGTTGGCTTTCACAGCTGctagtgaatttttaaaaatggaggtGAATTTGAAATGTTTAAACATAGAGCTGATGGTGTGCTTGAACAGATGGAGCTGAACCTGAATTCGTCTCGTGCAGGGTTAACAGTGTGTTTAAAAGAGGAAGCCGAAGAAGGAATATTTTCTCTGAAACCATAGATGAGGAGTCATTTACGGTCACGATTCACCGCTGGCAATGTCAGTTGAGACACCCAACGAACTTATCAAAATTCGCTTTGAATAACGCCAGGAACTGAAGAACGACCATGCTCTGCGGTCCAGGAAATTACACAGATTACTGATCTTCCATCGTTTTACAGAGTCAATGTTTGACATCGGGCCCTGATTGGTAATATATAATGTTGCTCTGACGCTGATATCAAAGATTATCCATCAAAAATGTTGCTCACTGACGAAGAGGAATACTGACATAAGAACAGATCTTTTATGGGATGATAAGTTCAATACCCGTGAAAGTCATAATTTAGGGATGATGACGCTTATCCTTGGTTTTGATTATATGAACACTTCACGATTCACGTCTCAGGTCTGATTCAGTGAGAAAAGTTGGGGGCATGTACTCAGAGGTGTCAGGAGATTGTAGACTCGACTGCCATGTCATTCAAATacgttttcaattttttttcagggCATTTGTATTGTTTGCACTGCAGAACAACACACCATGAACCCCTGTTCAATCCGGTCTTGGGCGAATATCTGTGTCGAATTTtgatattctccctgtgcctgcgtgggttttcctCTGTGCACtctggttgcctcccacagtccaaaatgtgcagatcTTTGcgttgtgggaagaaaccgaagcacccagaggatacccactcagtcacggggagaatgtgcaaactccacgttgCAGTCGCTTGAAGAGCCAATTAAACCTgcgtccctggcgttgtgaggctgcAGTACGAACCGCTGAGCCATTGTGCTTCCAGGGTTCAGACTGCAGTTGATTATCCCaatagcctgcttccaaactTCAGGGATGCTATATCCTGCCACGCTGTGTTCAAATGACCATGTTTGTAGGGCCCAGTACTCATTGATATTGCAGAGTTGAGGATAGAgacaatatttaaattaattactTTCTTGTTTTGATCAAAATGAACTGGTCAGAGAAATCTGATGAAACTTTCCCTTTACTCGAGTCAAATTTCTTTAGTAAATATGAGAAAGTAGTCTGGGAATGTATTAAattaggggaggggaaattatccTGAAAAAACACGTGTTGTGGAGTTTCAATggggaagaattgttcgatgggaaatgcacaacagaaatgttgagAATTTTTAAGAGCAGTTGTTGTCAGTGTTGGACAACTTTGTCCTGCTGAGACAAGCAATGCTTGATAAGGTGAAGGAAACTTGGATTTCAAGCGAAGAGGCAGTTCTCGAcgaaaggaagaaggaagctaactaagggttgaggaaacaaggattCGCACAGCTTTCGAGGATGGCAGGGTAGCTGGACAGTTTTTAAGAATGGACTGAAGAGAACTTGGATGGGGCACAAAAAAGCTTGAGCAGGAAGAAGTGGGAAACCCTAAAATCGTTCTGCACTTttctgaggaataagagaatgaccaCAGAGAggatagggccgatcagggatagtgtaggaaAGCGGTGCCTGGAGTTTGAAGAGGTAGGGTAGGATCAAAATGAGTTATTTGATTCGATATTCAATAGTGAGGGGGACTTATTTGGtagtgagaacactgtggaccaTTTTAATAGGCTTGAagagattgatattaagaaagtggctGTGCTGTAAATTCTGAGAAGCAGTAAGATACATAAGTCCACAATGCCAGACCAGCTATTTGCAAGTTGACTCTgggaagcgaggaatgagatAGCTGCTCCTCTGGCGATGACGTTTGCAAACTCAGTCTCCACAGGACTAGCACAAGATGATCGTTGGGAGGCAGAAGTTGTTTCTCTGTTCATGAAAGGGAATACGAAAATCATTTGGATTTAGAGACcaatcagtcttatgtctgtggtaaggaAGGCACAAGAAAGTGCTCAGAGGGAAATGATTTATGCgcaattggaaaaaaaaacgTGGCTAATTTAAAGATGGTCAGCAAGGATTTGTGACAGGCAGATATGGCTCACAAAAATTATTGACGTCTTTCAGAATGTGACGAAGAGGTTTGATGAGACAAGCACATCACAATGCATGTGGTTTGAATATATTTAGTTTCGCGATTTCAGAAGGTTCCCCATAGTATGCTCATTCGTAACGTTCAGAGGTAAGGGACACAGGGGAATTTGCCTCCTGGATATCAAATTGACTAGCCGAAAGAAGACAATCAGAGGTCCTGGATGGGAAGTTTTCAACCTTGAGTTGGTGACCATTGGTTTCCTGCAGTCATATGTTCCTGAGTAGCCAACTAGATGTTCTTTTCTTTCCTGGCGAATAAATATGTGGTCAGCATGTATTCCTAATATTAGATTTTATTTGCTCATTTATATTCCACCATGGCAAGGTGAGAACCCGCATTCCCAGAACATACCTGGCCCTTTGTACAAATATTCCAGTCATCATACCACGTTATAGCCACTATGAAGGTGGAACTGATATAAATTATGTCAGGGAGGCTGACAGATCTTTTGGAAATTACGTAAAATTGATGCGAGATAAAAAGAACCTGAGGttgtttattttgagaggacaatTTGTGTTGCCACATGGGTTTTTGTGAAAGGCAGAATTATTGGGATGGCTGGCGTAGCCAATTTTGAGGCACACATTAAATTTGTAACAAGATAAATGACAACAAAGTGAAGAACTGGTAAAACGAAAAAGGTGTGAACCTTTAACACAAGTCAACTGTAAAACTGAGGAATTGCTTATCAAGGATTGAAGCCAATATATGTCAAAAAGGTTGATGCTTTGGTTTAGTGATCATAGTGATCGGCTCAATACGTGTGAAGTAACTGAGAGACAACTTTTCTTCTCATGCTTTCACAAAATTTCCACCGACAGTAACGCAGGGGGATCAGAGAGCCCAAGTAGGGAGAGTGAGGAATAAATACAAAAAATGTCATCTGGACGAGACGAATGGAGAGTAGCCACAGTAAGGGGATGTGGGAGGGTGAACACAGATTGCAATTGCGCTTCTTTTCGAGTAATACAAAATTGCAATCGTTGCGCATTCTCTTAAGGACCGACTGCAGTCAATTATCAGAGCTGCCAATAGGCTTTCTATCCCTTTGTTACTGGCACTAACTTTCCATAAATTTCTGTACCAGGTGATAACGCGACCAGTATACTCTGAACTCATCTCGTGGAAAAGAACGAGAATGAGAGATTTATGCCACTCTGCGTTTAAAGAAATTGGTGACGGCAGCGAAGGGGTACATCAACAAGCTCATTAACTCCTTTCGAAACAAATTCTGTGATATTGCATAAATGAAGACGTTGTTGCAGGAACTGAATAACTGAAGTGTGTTGGTCGTCTCTTGGAAGATATACTGTGGGTCACTGAAATCTAATCCACCGAAGTAGCTCTCTGCTTGAAGCCGCATGTAGATGAAATGTCCGACAAGAGGGGCCCACAGGAGGAGGAAGCTGAGAGAGATGGCGAACAGTAGGATGATGGATCTCTTGCGGTGGGCCATCTCCGGGTCTTGTTGCTTCTCTGCACCCCGGAGCCTCCTACGGGCTCTGTTGGCCACCATGATCTGTCTTATGGTCAGTACGTTCAGTATCGGAATAACGAAAAATGGGAGAAAAGGGGTATAAATCTGAAAGAGCCAATCATAAGCCTGCCAAGCTGGCCAGACGTAGAAGTTGGCTTTGATGTTGCAAAACCACGATACCCCATCTAAGATGTATAAGGGTTCGTAGATAAAGTAGAATGGAATGTTCTTGACGCAGCACAGAGCATATACAATTCCAATGACTAGAGAAGCAGTTTCCTCTGTACAGTATCTGGTCTTCAACTTCTGGCAGCAGATGGCCACGAAACGGTCGATGGTAAAGGCGACTGTTAGCCAGACCGAACAATCCCGCGTAGCATAGACCAGTACGACGCTGAGAGTGCACACAGGAGTGGTTGACAAGATACTTTCCCGAAAATAGATGCGGCTGATTCGATTGAGGATTACTGCTGTGATGATGACAAAGAAATCAGTCACTGCGATAGCCACCAGGTAAAAGGTGATGCATCGGGAGAGATTGCACCGTCTTCGAGATAGAATTATGATTGCCAACAAATTGGCTGTGAGAGATCAAAAGAGGAAGATATCACTGAAGTTAATCAAAACACTGTCTGCTGCCTTTTTCAATCTTTTATGTAACAGCTTTAAAACACCGGTTTTCCACTTTCAGTCTCTGCCTGTCCTAAAACCATTGACAAGCATTGGACATTCAATACAGCATCATATATCTCTCAATGTGAATTGTCCCAGTAATAGATATTGTTCGCTCGTTACTGAGTAAACTCCAGTAGCTACTATCCAATTCAAGATAAATGGAATATTGAGGTCCTGATGAACGTATTCATACCAAACCCCGGATACGCTTCAACCCATAAATGTTTCCTCACGTTGGATTTTCACTGGTGGTGTCCCACCCATTACAATTCTCATCATTTGAATCTTCAGAAGCTCCAGAGTCTTGATGCGTCCATTCCCGCAATCACACACAACTCTTTGTAATCACAAATTAACTTTGTTTGTGTCTCCCGTCTATGCCTCAAAATGGTATTTCTAACTGTGTCAGTTATAGGTTTAAATAATAAAGCTCTAAACTCTGGAATTATTTCCGCAGATCTTCGCTTCTACTCCCTTCGTTCAGAGTTCCTTTGATCGACACATTTTGCAATTTCTCGTATCTCACTAAATTGCATTAATTTATTCAAGCTGTTCTAGTGTTTGCTATGGGCGATGTTATGGCTCGAGATGATGTGTACTTTCTAATACTTGTGAAGAATGTTGTTTTGGCTAAGTATTCCAAAAACTTATCGAGAGCATACGAATCTTTGCAACAGAGAAGCAAATTAATGACAGTTTGGAAATCTTGCATCTTCACTGACGCCTTTTACACTAAACTTCAGTTAATTCCGACGATCACATTAACAAAGACTCCATTCCCTATGAAAAATAAATCATAGACAGAGATTGCAATAAGCCCATGCAGAAAGGCATTGTACCACATCATGGTCAAAAATTAAAGACTGGACTACAACGCTGAAAAGCTTTTACTGTTTTGAAGTGGAACTTAAAATGCATCAGTATTACAGTTTAATGTTCATGCATTAAGGAGGAcgcatcacagaagcgctttacaggaggctcccaagcactgaggatgtcaccgagacaggggacgaaacgtctgcaacacaaattcccagcaccgcgaacagaaccacaacaataagcaaccgagctacaaatcttctcccaaagttCATGCATATTCATTCATCCCAGTTCGTAGTTCAACAGACAATAAGCCATTTTTCTATGAATACACATCATGGAAAGTTCAGGAACGTATTTTTCATTCATACTTAAGAAATTGTCAGTACTGAACGATGATGTGACACAGCACAGATAGTATCCCGCCATACGCACTGAACATCATTTGATATCTATTAATGTTGCATGTTGGACAAGTTCAGCTATATCCTGAATGGGAAAGGAATGCATTTCATTAAACACAGAATAAAAACAATATATACTTTTCATGTAAATCAGTGACTTACCAGGGGCGCCAATAGCAGCGAGAATTGAATAGGAAACGAGGAAGAAGGGGGAAATGACTGGTGCGTGCATCGTCGTTCAGAAACTGCAGGAGTTCTGGTCGCTGTGGAGGTTTGCTCTGCGACACATTTAAGTGCAACCTCATTCATTCGGATTGATAATCTCCAGGGGGCCAATTAAATTACAAGATGAATCTTGCTGACAATTCCATGCACAATGAGATGACCTCACTCCTTTTTGCCTTTCAACAAAGTGGACGATTTCAATTCACTTTGGGACAGGCTTGTAATAATTTTAGTGGTTCGTCTGTTCTGGGCTGGGCCAGACAACTCAAAGCATTCGAATGCAGAAAGCCCAGGCCATACCTTTCCTATTTGTTTCGGTATATGTACAATGAAAATTCAACGGAGTAACTGAGCTAGGTAGACTGCTAGGTTTTAAAACGGACAAAAATTAGTTCACAAAATTGCAGTTTGAAACAtgaagaacagaatacagaattacTCATAAAATCTAGACTATCCAACTAGGCTTAATTATGCTTTTCTGAAAATGCACAACAGTCATAATAAACAAACGCCTTAAACACGGAGTAAAAATGACATAGAGGCTTAATGATCGAAGGTGAAGTGCAGAAGTAGAGAGATAAATTCCAGTCTCAATTGACTGACTAGAGCGGCCTTTATTCACACACACCACTGCTGAACTGAACTGCACAGCTGGATAGCTGGCCACACTCCCCTGactgtacaggttacttctaaatCAGAAAGGCTTTGCAGTGAAGACCAATTTGTTTACAGATCAGCAAAAATGCCTCCCAACACATTTTTTTTATCTCCCTATCAACCCAGCCGATTCAGTGTCTGGGCTTTTTACACAACCCCTTCAAAATTAAGTCAAGGACAcattatccttgagaaaaggaacagcttttagaaaaataaACAGTTTTGTATCTCCTTCCATCTTAAAAAAATACCATTATTTAAAGATGGCTTAATTCTTAAAGCAccgagaaaaaaaaagtgttttctcGGGTAAATCATGCATGTAAACTACACTGactgtatatgtgtatatataaaaatatatatatgcACAACCACATTTGAATTCAGGCCGTGGCATATCCACCACCAAATGTTTCCATATGTTATTCGAGTCTCAACAACGTATTGGCAAACTGCTGCAGgaacaattgtcaaattgaatggctgtaacaccAAGCTCGAACTGAACAGTCTGGTTTTTTTTTGTCctgaaatttctccacaaatgtcAACGGGTTATGATCACTGTACACGATTGTCAGATGCGTTGCTGtttatataaacactgaaatgtttcaATGCCAATTCCAAGATCAAATTCTCTTTCTCAGCTGTTGAATATTTTTGTTAATGAACATTTACGCTTTAAGAGACATACCTAATTAATCTTTGTTTCCTCTCATTATCATCCTGCAGTGGTatcgcactgacacccacaccacTGGCTTCAAAAGCCGCCTTGAACGATTTCGTGTAATCAGCTGTGGCGAATAGTGGGGCAGTGGGTGACACAGTTTTTAGGCAGCCAAATGTCTTTAGACAGTCTGTTTTCCACTGAAACATCTTGCCCTTTTTTGgaacaattcagtgagtgtaGCCGTCACACTTCTAACATTCGGCAAAAAGTTTCTGTTTTGTCCACTCAATTCCAGGAACCTTGGTAATGCTCTTTTCCTCGATGGTGGGGGAAATTCCCAATTACTTTCTTTTTCACACTCCGTGGGGCAATTTGCTCATGTCTAATAACGTGGCCCAAGAACGTGGCTTGGGCTTTGACAACTTGTCTTTTAGCTTGGTTTACCATGAAACCTGCCTGCTGATGTCGATcgaacaagtccaataaatgctgcaaatgttccttc
Above is a window of Hemiscyllium ocellatum isolate sHemOce1 chromosome 27 unlocalized genomic scaffold, sHemOce1.pat.X.cur. SUPER_27_unloc_14, whole genome shotgun sequence DNA encoding:
- the LOC132807341 gene encoding probable G-protein coupled receptor 139, whose product is MHAPVISPFFLVSYSILAAIGAPANLLAIIILSRRRCNLSRCITFYLVAIAVTDFFVIITAVILNRISRIYFRESILSTTPVCTLSVVLVYATRDCSVWLTVAFTIDRFVAICCQKLKTRYCTEETASLVIGIVYALCCVKNIPFYFIYEPLYILDGVSWFCNIKANFYVWPAWQAYDWLFQIYTPFLPFFVIPILNVLTIRQIMVANRARRRLRGAEKQQDPEMAHRKRSIILLFAISLSFLLLWAPLVGHFIYMRLQAESYFGGLDFSDPQYIFQETTNTLQLFSSCNNVFIYAISQNLFRKELMSLLMYPFAAVTNFFKRRVA